A genomic window from uncultured Methanobrevibacter sp. includes:
- the mcm gene encoding minichromosome maintenance protein MCM, whose protein sequence is MNSTAKTQTSTAKFEEFFATSYKDDVFRILEKYPDERSLTVNYQSLEIFDPELADLLIEKPEEVIQAAQIAIKNIDPLVKDADINIRFENLTNIIPLKDLLSKYIGTFVAADGIVRKTDEIRPRIETGVFECRGCMRLHEVEQTSGNHIIEPSLCSECGGRSFRLLQEESKYIDTQTARMQEPLENLSGGTEPKQMLMILEDDLVDELNPGDKVRITGTLKTFREERSGKFKNYIYVNHIEPLEQEFEELHLSEEDEEKIIELSQDPHIYDKIIKSTAPSIRGYRDVKEAIALQLFGGAAKQLEDETKLRGDIHILIVGDPGIGKSQILKYVSRLAPRSIYTSGKGTSGAGLTAAAVRDELGGWSLEAGALVLGDQGNVCVDELDKMRSEDRSALHEALEQQTVSIAKAGIMATLNSRCSVLAAANPKFGRFDRYKVLAEQIDLPAPIISRFDLIFVIEDKPSREGDSKLAEHILKIHKENTVDYEIEPELLRKYIAYARRNVNPQLTDEANEVLKEFYVSTRNSNPEEQGAVPITARQLEAIIRLSEASAKIKLKEFVEKEDAEKAVRLQMACLKEVGVDPETGEIDVEILEGGTPKSDRDKIQRVTEEIKLLEEEFAGDAPLNVLLSNMSEKYGVSEDKTEQIVRNLKQKGVIFEPNTGYFRRV, encoded by the coding sequence ATGAACTCTACTGCAAAAACACAAACATCAACTGCAAAATTTGAAGAATTTTTTGCTACATCCTATAAGGACGATGTATTCAGAATACTTGAAAAATATCCCGATGAGCGATCACTTACCGTAAACTATCAATCATTGGAAATATTCGATCCTGAATTAGCTGATTTATTAATTGAGAAACCTGAAGAAGTTATTCAGGCAGCTCAAATAGCTATTAAAAACATCGACCCATTGGTAAAGGATGCAGACATCAACATTCGTTTTGAAAATCTAACCAATATCATTCCACTTAAGGATCTTTTAAGTAAATATATTGGTACCTTTGTCGCAGCAGATGGAATTGTGAGAAAAACTGATGAAATAAGACCCCGTATTGAAACCGGTGTTTTTGAATGTAGAGGATGTATGAGATTGCACGAGGTCGAACAGACATCAGGAAACCACATCATAGAACCGTCTCTTTGTAGCGAATGTGGAGGAAGGTCATTCAGACTGCTCCAGGAGGAATCCAAATACATCGATACACAAACCGCAAGGATGCAGGAACCTCTGGAGAATTTGTCTGGAGGAACCGAACCTAAACAGATGTTGATGATTCTTGAAGACGATTTGGTTGATGAATTAAATCCGGGTGACAAGGTAAGGATAACCGGTACTCTAAAAACCTTCAGGGAAGAGAGAAGCGGCAAATTCAAAAACTACATTTATGTTAACCACATCGAACCGTTAGAACAGGAATTTGAGGAACTTCATCTTTCAGAAGAGGACGAGGAAAAGATTATCGAACTGTCACAGGACCCTCACATTTATGACAAGATTATCAAATCAACAGCACCGTCCATCAGAGGATACCGTGATGTTAAAGAGGCTATTGCGCTTCAATTGTTTGGAGGAGCTGCCAAACAGCTTGAAGATGAGACCAAACTGAGAGGAGACATTCACATTCTCATTGTCGGGGACCCTGGTATCGGTAAGTCCCAGATATTGAAATACGTTTCAAGACTGGCGCCAAGAAGTATCTATACAAGTGGTAAGGGTACAAGTGGTGCAGGTTTGACCGCAGCGGCAGTCAGGGACGAGCTTGGAGGATGGTCTCTTGAAGCAGGTGCATTGGTACTTGGGGACCAAGGTAACGTATGTGTTGACGAATTGGACAAAATGCGTTCCGAAGACCGTTCAGCGCTTCACGAAGCATTGGAACAACAGACTGTAAGTATTGCAAAGGCAGGAATCATGGCGACATTGAACTCAAGGTGTTCCGTTCTTGCAGCAGCAAACCCTAAATTCGGAAGGTTTGACAGATACAAGGTACTTGCAGAACAGATTGATTTACCTGCCCCTATTATTTCTCGTTTCGATTTGATTTTCGTTATTGAAGATAAACCAAGCAGAGAAGGAGACTCAAAGTTAGCAGAGCACATCCTAAAGATACATAAGGAAAATACTGTGGATTATGAAATCGAGCCTGAACTGCTTAGAAAATACATTGCATATGCCCGTAGAAACGTCAACCCTCAACTGACCGATGAGGCAAACGAAGTTCTAAAAGAGTTTTATGTAAGTACAAGAAACAGCAATCCCGAAGAACAGGGCGCTGTTCCTATTACTGCAAGGCAATTAGAAGCTATCATTCGTCTATCAGAAGCCAGTGCCAAAATCAAGCTTAAGGAATTTGTTGAAAAAGAGGACGCTGAAAAGGCTGTAAGGCTTCAGATGGCATGTCTTAAGGAAGTGGGTGTTGATCCTGAAACCGGTGAAATCGATGTAGAGATTCTCGAAGGTGGAACCCCTAAATCCGACAGAGACAAAATCCAAAGGGTAACTGAAGAGATTAAACTTCTTGAAGAGGAATTTGCAGGAGATGCACCATTAAATGTTTTACTTTCAAACATGAGCGAAAAATATGGTGTAAGTGAAGATAAAACCGAGCAAATTGTCAGAAACCTCAAGCAAAAAGGAGTAATCTTCGAACCTAATACAGGATACTTTAGACGAGTATAG
- a CDS encoding translation initiation factor IF-2 subunit beta: MDKYEDLLERAIDQLPPEVFEHKRFKIPKAYSDIQGNRTFIKNFKDVAEGLNRDPQHLLKFLMRELGTAGNIEGQRAILQGKFTHYLINERIEDYVDKYVICHECNRPDTRIIREGRIFLLKCAACGATAPLKSL, from the coding sequence ATGGATAAATACGAAGATTTATTAGAAAGAGCAATAGACCAATTACCTCCTGAAGTATTTGAACATAAAAGATTCAAAATTCCTAAAGCTTATTCAGATATCCAAGGTAATAGAACATTCATTAAAAACTTTAAAGATGTTGCAGAAGGTTTAAACAGAGACCCTCAACACTTATTAAAATTCTTGATGAGAGAATTAGGTACTGCAGGAAATATTGAAGGTCAAAGAGCAATCTTACAAGGTAAATTTACCCATTACCTAATCAATGAAAGAATTGAAGATTATGTAGACAAATACGTAATCTGCCACGAATGTAACAGACCAGATACTAGAATTATCAGAGAAGGTAGAATATTCTTACTTAAATGTGCTGCATGCGGTGCAACAGCACCTTTAAAATCATTATAA